In Capsicum annuum cultivar UCD-10X-F1 unplaced genomic scaffold, UCD10Xv1.1 ctg77230, whole genome shotgun sequence, the genomic window CCAGGAATTTGCTGGTATAGAGTCCTATCCCAAAATTATGGACTCAGTCAAAGAGAAAAGGGATGTCCAGAAAAGGTTGGTCAAAATGGGCCCATTTCCTATTAAGTCTTCTGTTATTTCACTTTTTGCTAAAATAACGACATATTGAAAGAtaatgttttatatttttcttcacgagaaactctttttgattttttatttttgaaacatgttaTGCTTAGGTGAATGTTGTTGTGTTTTCAAATTTCATGTGATGATATGCAGCAAGTTCAACATCGCCGATGGTATGCGGCAAATGTTTGATCCATTTGAAAGAGTTGCCCGTGCTCATCATATTTGCCCTTGCTGTGAGCGTCCTTTCTCTGCTGAAGAGGAGGATGAATTTGTTAAGAAGGTTGTGcttttattttctatttgttATTCTTTCTGTTGGAGGGCCATCTTCTGACTACTACTTTCCTGACTCTTTTTTTGGTTTGTCACTGCAGCAACGAGTAAAAGCAGCAAGCTCTGCTGAGCACATTAAAGTATTGGCTATGGAGTCTTCAAATGCTGATTCTCGTTTCCAACAAATTGACAAGCTTCGTTTGGTTTATGAAGAGTATGTCAAACTTGGAAAAGAGTCAATACCTCAAGCAGAGAAGAATTTAAATGAGCTAAATGAAGAATTGGAACAAAAAAATCAGGCTCTTGATGATGTAACTTCAGATCCTGTTATATATTATAATCTAGCACTGGGGTTTTATTAGTATAGTCAAAGTTTTACTATGACTTCTTAagtaatgacttgtttgacccaCCCTCCACCATTTTGGCCTTCTTCCCACCATTTTCTGCATAATTTCATCCTCCTCTTATTGTTTTCTGGTCCCTCTCCTCTCAGTAGAGATGCTAAGTTAGGACTCAGCAAAATGGATGTGTCTGCTCCTAAGGAGATATCTTCTGTGACAAATTCCGAA contains:
- the LOC124894756 gene encoding DNA repair protein RAD50-like, whose product is MLQMKIEEVNHNMTKYHKDMDSRKRFLESKLQLLDQEFAGIESYPKIMDSVKEKRDVQKSKFNIADGMRQMFDPFERVARAHHICPCCERPFSAEEEDEFVKKQRVKAASSAEHIKVLAMESSNADSRFQQIDKLRLVYEEYVKLGKESIPQAEKNLNELNEELEQKNQALDDVTSDPVIYYNLALGFY